A genomic window from Strix uralensis isolate ZFMK-TIS-50842 chromosome 20, bStrUra1, whole genome shotgun sequence includes:
- the LOC141952721 gene encoding lysophosphatidic acid receptor 1-B-like, protein MNGYPNCSANYTEIWSHYLVLALGIPQLTINVASVIFNCTVIFTRMATKDLHKPISVLFCNLAFSDLFTSFSGFWISMLFITNPDITIFGSKDMLAPYALYTMSILSTIYNLVSIAIERYLAVAESMRTRFRVARNHSIAAVLINWVLAFFLGCLPLMGWNCLHMEKNLSVLYSPFCVDYLIFIAIPNVVVAFIVPLFTYLRIIIILRKRKLKMKACGQATGTYKSAEIQVARTSIFIWLLTLISYAPFFAGVIFDATNHQCHIDLYPGVYIFRNCTAMLITMNCLGNPIIYTLKAKTLGAKLKALKCLSTNRVRACTVENI, encoded by the coding sequence ATGAATGGATACCCAAACTGCTCTGCTAACTACACCGAAATCTGGAGTCATTATTTAGTACTTGCACTGGGCATCCCTCAGCTGACCATTAACGTAGCATCTGTGATCTTCAACTGCACGGTCATCTTCACCAGAATGGCAACAAAGGATCTGCACAAGCCTATCTCTGTCCTCTTCTGCAACCTGGCATTTTCCGATCTCTTCACCAGCTTTTCTGGCTTTTGGATTTCAATGCTGTTCATCACCAATCCTGACATTACAATCTTCGGATCCAAGGATATGCTCGCACCTTATGCCTTATATACTATGTCTATTTTATCTACCATCTATAACTTGGTAAGCATTGCAATTGAACGTTATCTGGCTGTGGCTGAAAGCATGAGGACAAGATTCAGGGTTGCTAGAAACCATTCCATAGCTGCAGTTTTAATTAACTGGGTCCTTGCTTTCTTTTTGGGCTGCTTGCCATTGATGGGGTGGAACTGCCTGCatatggaaaaaaatctctctgTCCTCTACAGTCCATTTTGCGTCGACTACCTCATCTTCATCGCCATTCCCAATGTTGTGGTGGCTTTTATTGTACCTCTGTTCACTTACCTTAGAATCATTATCATCTTgaggaaaagaaagctgaaaatgaaagcatGTGGACAAGCTACTGGCACCTACAAATCAGCTGAAATCCAGGTTGCCAGAACCAGTATTTTTATTTGGCTCCTGACGTTGATCTCCTACGCTCCTTTTTTCGCAGGAGTCATATTCGATGCCACTAACCATCAGTGCCACATCGATCTCTACCCAGGCGTCTACATCTTTCGAAATTGCACAGCTATGCTGATAACCATGAACTGTTTGGGGAACCCCATAATATATACCCTGAAAGCCAAAACTCTGGGGGCTAAACTCAAGGCTCTGAAATGCCTCTCCACCAACCGTGTCCGAGCCTGCACGGTTGAGAACATCTAG
- the ZNHIT3 gene encoding zinc finger HIT domain-containing protein 3 isoform X1, with translation MRSSRPCGVCGAAGAAKYRCPRCAAAYCSVPCCRTHRERCTPEPKQERAAAGQAFPGGPERGGQRAASPWSVEDILTEDDEQDRVPLQKLKRLGESEELRDLLLNPHLRQLLLTVDQAEDKSSLMKKYMQEPLFVEFADCCLRIVEPPEKENILPE, from the exons ATGCGGAGCTCGCGGCCGTGCGGCGTTTGCGGTGCGGCCGGGGCGGCCAAGTACCGCTGCCCACGCTGCGCCGCCGCTTA CTGCTCCGTGCCGTGCTGCAGGACCCACAGGG AGCGATGCACGCCGGAGCCGAAGCAGGAGCGGGCGGCGGCCGGACAGGCCTTCCCCGGCGGGCCGgagcgcggcgggcagcgcgcAG CCAGCCCCTGGTCGGTGGAGGACATCCTGACAGAAGATGACGAGCAGGACCGCGTCCCGCTGCAGAAACTCAAGCGTTTAG gggaatcGGAAGAACTGAGAGACTTGCTTCTGAATCCACATCTCAGGCAGCTACTGCTGACAGTCGATCAAGCAGAAGACAAAAGCTCTCTCATGAAAAAGTACATGCAGGAGCCATTATTCGTTGAGTTTGCAGACTGCTGTTTGAGAATTGTTGAGCCTCCCGAGAAGGAGAACATTCTTCCCGAGTGA
- the ZNHIT3 gene encoding zinc finger HIT domain-containing protein 3 isoform X2 — protein MRSSRPCGVCGAAGAAKYRCPRCAAAYCSVPCCRTHRERCTPEPKQERAAAGQAFPGGPERGGQRAGESEELRDLLLNPHLRQLLLTVDQAEDKSSLMKKYMQEPLFVEFADCCLRIVEPPEKENILPE, from the exons ATGCGGAGCTCGCGGCCGTGCGGCGTTTGCGGTGCGGCCGGGGCGGCCAAGTACCGCTGCCCACGCTGCGCCGCCGCTTA CTGCTCCGTGCCGTGCTGCAGGACCCACAGGG AGCGATGCACGCCGGAGCCGAAGCAGGAGCGGGCGGCGGCCGGACAGGCCTTCCCCGGCGGGCCGgagcgcggcgggcagcgcgcAG gggaatcGGAAGAACTGAGAGACTTGCTTCTGAATCCACATCTCAGGCAGCTACTGCTGACAGTCGATCAAGCAGAAGACAAAAGCTCTCTCATGAAAAAGTACATGCAGGAGCCATTATTCGTTGAGTTTGCAGACTGCTGTTTGAGAATTGTTGAGCCTCCCGAGAAGGAGAACATTCTTCCCGAGTGA